The region ACAGGCTTGAGGACTTTGCCTGTGGACTGGGTAGTTTGCTGATCCCTTTACTATTCTGGGACTCCGGGCAGCAATTGAAGCCCTTAGGTAGAAGTCCTAAGGAGGTAAGAGTGGGGAGGCTATAGGAGGACCAAGGGGCTTGACCAAAAACCTCTAAATGCCTTAAACAGCGACATTCAGCGACTCTACAGTATGACAAGTACGACGTATTAAGGATCTACTTCGTATTAGATACTGTGTTAAGCTTCTTCCAAATACCATCTCATTGAACCTTCCCCACAGTCCTGTGAAGTGAATCCGATTCTCATTTCCCAGATGGGGGAACTGAGGCTGTGTGTTGACATTAACACAGCCTGGGTCCAGTCGGCTCTTCACCACCCCGTCCCCTCTCCCAAGATTCCTCTTGAACTACAGACGTGTAAATGTTTCCGGTGTATTCCAGCATTCACTCCATTTTTTTAGCAGCTTTTTTGATGAACAAAATTGACACACAAAAAAACTACACATATTTCCATGTGTATATTTGGATGGCTCCTTCATTTTTCAGTAGTTATGTTCTGAGCAGCTAGTAGTTCTGGGTTCTGGGGGTCGAGCTGTGAACAGACCGACCCAGGCCCTGCCTTAAGGAGCTCACAGCCTCCTATTTCCTCGCCGGGAGTGTGGCCAGGACTCGCCTGCAGGTGCTGAGCAGGGAGCCCTACAATTCCCATTGTTGCGCCCAGTCCCCTGAGGGCATGGTGATAGGCAGAGTCCCCAGGCATCTTAGGTTGCCCTTTCTCTGGGCCCAGGGAGCTGAAGAAGTGGTTCTAGGCCCCAGATTCCATGGAGGGGAGGTCTGAAAGTCCAACCTGGTCCTGGTCTGGTCTCCGTGAGGCTCCACTCCAGGGATGAGGTCATCACACAGCCCAGAGCCCTTCGCCTTTGTTGAGGAAAAGGACCTCATTTGCTTCTTCCTAGTACGCGGACCAGCGTTCACCAGCCTGAAGGTTGGCGTGGGACACCGGCTGGATGTCCAGGCCTCTGGGGTGCTTGGTAGGTGCTGTGGTGAGCCTGGGGGTGCAGTGACACAGGCTTGGGGGGGGGATTGGGGAAATACTGGGACCCAGCCCACTTCCAACTTGTCAGCCATTTCCCACCACTGCTCTCCCTTGGTTCCTGCCCCAAGTCTGATCAGCTGGTGGAAGGGTAGGAGTGACTGTCACCCACCTTTATCAACTGATCCTTGCATGTGACATGTGGTACAAAGCCACCTGTGCAGATGCGTTCACCATGGTAACCTTACTAGGTCGATACTGCACGATTTTATGGATGAAGTAAGCAAGCTTCCACAAGCTTAGCTGACTTGTCCTGGGTCACGTGACTAGTGAACATCACTGGTCCAGAGAGGGAAACCATCCTTACTCACATGGGGTAGCCAAGCGTGTGATTGTGGCCCCACTAGCCAGGGTCTGGGTGTCACTGGAGCTGGACACACAGAGCCCTGAGTCATGAGCCATCTGTGTGCCAGGGTCAGGCGGTGTCCACATCCTCCAGACTCGACAGTCACAGTCCCTGTGTCTTGCTTCCTGGAGCACTGGCTGGCAGACGTGATCTCATGCCCCCTCCCTCTTTGGGAGTGAATGGAAGGCCGTTCTCTCCTTCAGTCAGAGGGACAAACAGagccaggggaaggcagggagcgGCCACAATGCCCCAGTTTACAGGGCCCTTCCTTCGTGCTGGCTGCTGCTTGCGCATTGCCTCCTCAGTCTTCACAACACTACAGCGATCGGACGATGTTTTAATCCCCAGTCCCCAAGGAGGCTGAGGGATATGCTTAGAGCCACCCCCAAGTGAAGTACAGGTCTGGGTGACTGGACCAGTGGTCTCTTTCTTTTGAATGCATCAGAAGTCCCTGGGGAACTCATGGAGCATCTGTGGCCCCCTCCCTATCATGAGTCAGTCAGTGCATTTGggtggggcccagaaatctgcattttcataTATACACAGAGGAGCTCACTTGCTCCCTGTAGAAGCTTTCCTTGCCCCCTTGCTGGCTTCCGTATTGTTGGAGGGGGGAATATTCTGGCGGCAGGTGTGGGAGTTGGGGGTCCCAGGGAAATGGCAGTGGGGGAGCCAGACGTGAGATGACCCTGGATGCCTTTCAGTGCTCGGCGTGGGACGTGGATGCAGCCTTCTCACCGACATGTACAACGCTCACCTCACCAAGGTAtggggggtgcagggctggggacAGCTGGCTTGTCCTCTGGTTCTTTCCCTGGGGGTCATTGGCAGGGTTCTGAAGCAGAGAGAATGCCCTTGGGCCCACCCAGGCCGTCAGTGAGCATCATTTTGTGGTCCATGTAGCAACGATACAATGGTGACTGCTGGCATTGCATGCTGCCTGCTCTATGCCCAGGACTGTGCGTGGACCCCCTCGTGGACGCCTCACCACTTCCTTGCAAAGTGGGGTCTGTGGTTAACCCATTTCACAGGCGAGAGATTTCAGAGGTGGTCGCTTGCCCAGGGTCGTGTAGCCTgaaagggacagagctgggatttgaacctggatcTTTCCGACACTGAGCCTGACCGTGAAACCCCTTCATTCTCTCCCCAAGACTCAGGGGGGCATGTCATTGTCCAGGCTGGGGCTAGGGGGTCACGTTAGAGGGCCTGTGTTTCTAATGGTTAAGAACACAAATTCCGGAGCCAAAACCGGCTTCTTCCTCTGCCGGCTGTGGGTCCTCAGTGGATTACTTGACATGTGTGTGCCTCCGTCTCCTCGGCTCCTAAACGGGAGTGATGATGGCGCCGCCTCTGTATGGGCTCGCTTTGCAGATGGAGTTAGTGCTACACGGAACACAGCACCTTCATTGGCGCGTGGTAAATGCTCCATCACCGTCACCGTTGTCTTCATCTCTCATCATCTGATCTGTGTCAGAGGCATAGATCACACttagaggggtggagggaagccaACGGCATGCTCTGAGGGGCCCGCCGTGATAAATTGTCAGGTTAGCCTGGCATGGAGAGGCGTGGAGGCGGGGGTGGTTGCAGTACACCCATCAGTGCCCTTTGCGGGCTGCTCGTCCTGTCAGAGGAAGGTCCAGTGCCCTTCCCCAGGGGGCAGTGGGACAGCCGGGTGGGGGCCGAGCACCTGAGCTCCCTGAGAGAAGACCAGAGGATCCCCCACCCTAGCCTCAGTCTGGCACCTCCTCCCTCAGTGCTGAGGCTTGGAGCGGGGACACAGCTAGATCTTCCCGTCCCTGTCCTGGCAGGATTACACAGTTCGCGGCCTCCTGGGCAAAGCCACAGATGACTTCTGTGAGGATGGGCGGCTGGTGGAGAAGACAACGTATGGTGAGAACCTGTGGGAGCCCCCAAATTTGCCTTCCAttgactcctcccccacccccacagttaCTCTTAGACACACCAAGCTTGGGCTGGCTACTGGAGGGCTTTGGACACATTGTTCTGTCTTCCAGGAATGCTCTGTGCTCCCTGTGCCTCCTCATGtggcttaaatgtcacctccccaGGGAAGCTTCTCCAGCCCCTAGCCAGACCGGAAGGACTCTTCAGAATAGTGATCAGCCAACCCTTAGCGATTATCTAACACCCACCTCCTGACCAGCCGCACCCATGAGAGCAGAGACTGTGTAATTTCATGCTCGTGATCACACATGCATATCTCAGGGCCTGGGGCGTGGGAGGTTGTGTCAGATAGGGGTGGGCTTGGGAGGGGGGGAGCTGGGGATGGACCGGGACTAGGTGGGGGTAAtgtgggtgaatgaatggatggatgggggaTGAGTGGGTGGCGGATGGGTGACTGAATGGCTGGATGGCCCATTCTTCACTCCTCATTCTCCCCATGTTCTAACACTTCCCATAcaatttattgcatttatttggcACGTGTTTTTGAGTACCAGTCATGTCCCAGGCACTGGGAAGACATATGGTAAATCAGTGGGGGTCCCCAATCTCAATGAACTCAGAGTGTCGAAAGGGGAGAGACACACCTCTACATCTTGTGGAGGAGACTAAAAGCACACAAGGCAACACGGTAGACTTGTGGGTGCAGGTGTGTGTCAGCACCCAAAACTGTGTAAAGACAACCACCAAGTTGGCACTTCTGAGAGGGAGGAAGCCAGAATCTGGAGAAGGGGAGATGCTTGTTGGTGCTGATCTGAATTTCTTAAAGAACATTAACATGTCAGTTACATAATCAAAAAATAGGGTAAAAACCAGAGAAAACTAAATGGTGGGAAAGAGACCCAGGTGCAGAGTGGCAGAAGCCAGGAAGAGCAGCATGCTGCAggaggggcttcctggaggaggcagcatttGAGCTGGCAATAAATGAGGGGAGAAGGTAGTGGCAGGTGCACCGCAGGTAAGGCAACAGCATGAACGAAACCAGGCAGAAGGGATGAGAGGCCTAGGCCCATCCAAGCTGGCAAGGCTTCAGCCCTCAAAACCTGCCCTTTGGAGCCATGAGTTGGCACCTGCCCCAGCTAGACCGCACGATCAGCCTGCTTGCAGAGTGTGTGTGTCCCCAGGCTTTGCTGCTGCTTGCCCCACAGTCACGCGGTGGCACCAGCAGGCAGAGCTGCTCCTACTTTGCCACCTGTGTCTGCATTCTGACAGATGGTATCCGCCCTCTCAGGGTTCCTGGCACGAAAAACCCtagactgaggctcaggaggcATGACTCGGAATATTAGGCAAAAGTCACATTATATCTTTGAGCTTCATTTTaagatgaaaatgtttttacCCTGGAGTCTGTGAGCCCATTGAAAATGTCCTTAAAGTGCTGAATTCATGAAAAGGGGCCTGAATTTTCATAAGACTCTCAAAGGCCTCTCAACCCCCAAATGGGACCCCTGGGACCTTCAGATTCCAAGGATGGGCTGGTCTGGGAGGGGCTTGTCAGTCTGCTGTCAGTCGGGCCTCAGTGGGCACCTGTGCACTCATCGCCCTCTGACTTTCAGACCACGTAACCAGGGAGAAGCTGGACCGCATCCTGGCCCTGATCCAAGGCTCCCATCAGAAGGCCCTGGTGCTGTAAGTGGGGCCCTCCAGGAGGAGCTGGAAAACAGCGATAGGTGCCCACAGGGCTGCCATAGGCTCCGCCCACCTGGGGGCAGATTCCTGGGGTCTTTTCAGAGCCTGAAAGCAGGCATGACCCTTCATTCCTTCTACAGTGAGCAGAAATGCCTCTGTGTCAGGTCTGGGGCCAGCCCATGGGGAAACCGAGGGGAATGCAACACCAGCTGCCTTCCTGGGGTGTGTATGGAGAGGAAAGCCAGGGACCCGCAATGTTATGGCACAGCCCGGGGGAAGCAGTCAGCACGTGTGGCTGTGGACGCCAGGGAGAGCATGCAGAGGTGGCAGACTGCGTTTGCGGACCTGCAGGGACAGAGGAAATGGCTGCTGAAAAGGCCCCGGAAGGGCAGGGGAGGTTGAGGGTGGATGAAGAGCTTCAGGAAAGGCATCTTTCAGgagtgggcagggccaggggtcAGCAGTTGGCTCAGCTGCCTGCCTTCTGATCCCCAGGCACTCCAACCTTGACCTGCAGACCCAGGAGGCTTATGAGATGGCCGTGAGAGGCTTGATCCGGCCCATGAACAAGTCCCCGATGCTGATAGCCGGCATCCGATGCCTCCACTTCGCGCCTCCAGAATTCCTCCTAGGTAAGTTGCCCTGGGAAGTTGGGACAAGGAGATGGgactcctggggctggggggtcACGGCAGAATACCCTCCCAAAGGCCAGCGCAGGCCAGCCCGGATTTCCGCTGGCTGAGGCAGCAGGGACCAActtccttcccagccctgggctggactTGGCTGGTCACAGACACGTAGAACAAATGCTGCCCTCGCTCCTGCCAGGTCACCCTCTGAAGCCAGAACTTAACAAGCAAAGGTTCTATGTAGTGGCTCGCTTCCAGAGCTGCCAGTCCGTCAAGGTGATGTGGGCATCAGACAGCATCCTCACACCAGACGccccccccccaggcccagccctgcccctccccgcctccTTTCACTGCCGCCTTCTCCGTTGGTCGCATGATCAGACCCCCTTTCTTAGGCACTGACCGGACTCTCCCCATGCTAAGGACCTTACAGTATAAGCCGTCCGTTAGACCCTCAgccactcattttacagatgagcaaaccaGTCAGTGCAATGATTTGACCCTAACCCACCCACACATCACCTGGGGTCTTCCTGCAAGGCTGATTCggactcagcaggtctggggagggcctggggggcTGTAGATCTAGCAGGCTTTCCCATAGCACCTACAGGGTGGCCTTTAGGCTACGCTTTGAACAGCAAAGCCCTAGAGAACTAAGGTGTCTTGCTAAGGTTATTTCACAGTCTGGAGGTGCCAAGGGGTGTGGATCTAGGTCAGCAGGCACCAGAGGCTGTGTTCCTGACCACCGTGTCTGTCATTGTGTGTCCCTGGCAGAGGTGCAGTGCATGCATGAGACGCAGAAGCACCTGCGGAGGCTGGTGCACGAAATCGGCCTGGAGCTCAAGACCACTGCTGTCTGCACCCAAGTGCGGCGCACGCGCGATGGCTTCTTCACCCTGGACGACGCCCTCCTGAGGACCCAGTGGGACCTACACAGCATCCAGGATGCCATCCGGGCCTCAGCCCCCCGGGTGGGAGCAGAGCTGGAGAAGAGCTTGAGGCTGGGGCCGGGCACCCAGCAGCTCCCTGGTCCAGGCTGGCAGTGGGACAGCGAGGAGCCGAGCTCTGCCTTGAAAGCCTGGACAGCTGGTGGGGCGGCGGGTGGATGAAGATAAGAGTTGTTCCCAGCCAGCACAGATGACTGTGCAGAAAGTAGGGGAAGCTCCACTGTATGTGACATGAAACCCTGAAGCTGTAAGAGAAGAGACCTGACTCAACTGAAAAGGAAAGACTTCTTTATGGAGTAAAAGAGGTACAAATACTGGCAGTATGTTTAAAGAAGAAGTAATATCCATAATATGTAAAGAGCTCTTAGAAAACAAGGTGACAGGAAATTGGGCAAATGACACCAATTGTtcgtaaaaatataaaaagaaatccaaGTGGCCAGTGAGCCAGAAATGATGCTCAACGTTTCTAGTAACAAAAGACCTCCAGATGAACAGAAGATCACTTTTCTTTAACTAGAAGCTGGCTACAAGCCTAAGACCCCTAAGAAACACAAGATAACCAACCATTGAGCTTATTCAAGGGCTCAAAGAAGGACTGAAACCAGACCAGGGTATACCTGCAGGGAGAACATAATGACCATTCATCAGCACGCCGTAGTCATAGAAACACCTAAACGGAAGAGCCTACTCCTACCCTCTGACCCCCGGAGAAAGCCTGAGCATTCACTAGAAGGTGTGACTCTGGTTCTGATCCCCCAAGTTTCTGCCCTCTGTAGGGCTGAGTAAATCCCATGCTCGTTACCAGTGTCCCTGAACTGAATTCTTCAGGAGACAACCCACATCGGTTCTGGGTTCAGCTCGGTAGTAGCAGGAGTACACAACTGTAAGCTATCGGTAGTATGTATCAAAGTTCAAACTACTGCGTATGACTCAGCAGTTACAGTTTCAGGAATCTAGCTTAGGTTGCAGACAGTTACAGATTCATATGTTTTTGTAGCTGTGTTGTAATAGTTATAGGTGGCAATGTAGTTACCATCCGTTAGTTAGGGACTGCTTAAATAACCAGCATTTATAGGTCCAAAAGGATCTATTCTCATGTCTTCAAGAAAGccaacctggccctggctggtatggctcattgagcaccagcctgcgaaacgaagggtcacaggttcgattcccagtcggcatatgcctgagttgcaggccaggttcccagttgggggtacaaagaggcaaccacacattgatgtttctctccctctctctctctggaataaataaaatcttaaaaaaaaaattaaaaaaaacccctggctgcaatggcttagtggattgagtgtgtacttttttttttttttttttttttttttggcttggttGGTTTAACCTGTAGACACGTGGGTGTTTCCCACTCAGACTAGAAGGAACAAGCTGGCCTCTGGTTTGGGCCCTAAGGGAAAGCGCTGCCTGTCCCTTGCCCCGGCTGTCATCTTGGGGGAGAAGGCCGCGCGCAGTCACCAGGGCTCTGCACCTTCCCTCCCGGGCAGCCCCAGCTCAGAGCAGAGCTGAGCCAGTGTGTGCTCCTGGCCGCAGGGCTGCAGTAGCTTAGCTCCTGCATCCGTAACGTGGGGATAATGACTTCACCCACACCCCCCACCTCATGGGGTGGTTGTGGGGACAGATCAAAGTCATGGTCAGGTGCTTGTCATGGTGCCTCGGTCTGCTTCCTGTGGCTGCCCTTCTGAACAGTGACCTTAGAGGGTTGTCACAGGGAGGGCCAGAGGCCTTTTCTGCCTTGCATCTCCTTTCTCCCGCATAAAAATCAGTTGGGAACTGGACAAACGCGACCTTAGCCAGTTgctcaaggtcaacatcaacagtgatACGTCATGTTGCTAGTGCGTATCCTTGATATGTGACAAAACCTGTGCCTCTGAGGGCTTCCTCCCAATAACCCACAGCCCCCGTCTTAACCATGAGAAGCACACTGTATTCCGGGGTGGGGCGTCCTGCAAAATACCTCACTGGTCCTGGAAACTGTTGTGGTTGTCAAAGGCGGTGAAGTCTGAGGAACTGCCATGGCCAAGGGGAGCCTAGGGGCTGAGTTTGGGAGTTCCGCGTACTATCATCTCAGGGTTTTCTCCAGACAactgttattaaaaaaagaaaagtccatttaaaaaaacacacacttgGAGAGATCTCTGAGAATGCAGCTTCTAACCCTAACTCTTGGATTCTGACTCAGCAGCTCAGGAGTGGGGCCCTGAGACCTGAAtgatggggttcagagagcttctgggttggtgtcACActgggtgctgggagggtggtgtGTGTGGAGAGCGTGTGGAAGCTCcgcgcccctccctcctccctggccctgtGCCTCCCTTCCGTTTGCCTGTCCCGGGGCTGTGTCCTCCGTAATAAAATGGTCAACGTAAGTAAGTGTTTCTCGGGATCTGTGAGCTGTactagcaaattatcaaacctgacAGAGTTGTGGGAACTCTCAATTTATAGCCAGTCGGTCAGCAGGGTCAGCAATAGAGGTGACAACCTGGGCCTCATGATTACGTCTGAACCTTCATCTGTGGAATCTGTGCTAACCCCAGGCAGTGTCAGACTTGAGTTGAAATGTAGGACACCCAGTCTGGGTCCCCTGAGAACcacagaattgcttggtgtggaaaACACCACGTTAGGTGTCAGAAATGCTGTGTGCAAAGAGGAAGCCATTTTTCCCCCATCTGTTTATGTGTTCAGTATGCGTGTGTTGAATGAACCCAaatggttaatattttttaacaaagtgGAATTATACACAGAGAACATACATCTGCGTCTCCACAGGACCTGCCCCCTCCATGATTTCTAAGCAAGTAGCTGCTCAAGACGTCACCTTTACTGGCATGCCTCCAGCTCCTCTGCCCCAGAGGTGAGTTCTGACCC is a window of Desmodus rotundus isolate HL8 chromosome 1, HLdesRot8A.1, whole genome shotgun sequence DNA encoding:
- the TRUB2 gene encoding pseudouridylate synthase TRUB2, mitochondrial, which gives rise to MALPSAQLCSQPGPPAAGMGSAGLARLHGIFAAYKPPGLHWKHLRDTVEMQLLKGLNAGKPPAPEQRVRFLLGPVEGSEEKELTLTAASVPTLTNHPLVRGPAFTSLKVGVGHRLDVQASGVLVLGVGRGCSLLTDMYNAHLTKDYTVRGLLGKATDDFCEDGRLVEKTTYDHVTREKLDRILALIQGSHQKALVLHSNLDLQTQEAYEMAVRGLIRPMNKSPMLIAGIRCLHFAPPEFLLEVQCMHETQKHLRRLVHEIGLELKTTAVCTQVRRTRDGFFTLDDALLRTQWDLHSIQDAIRASAPRVGAELEKSLRLGPGTQQLPGPGWQWDSEEPSSALKAWTAGGAAGG